The Chryseobacterium sp. 52 genome includes a region encoding these proteins:
- a CDS encoding serine hydrolase domain-containing protein — protein MTTRNFVLIVTLFLSIISCKKSSESKQASAENTTNLPNYGNVDLNNVFTKADSQLGDKGLLTGYIDQYYKKIWEGGDLSGGILVAKGDEILYENYRGFGREGNQMPIDKNTPLHVASVSKTLTAMAMLKLVEAGKIKLSDPLTQYFPGFPYPNVTVQTLLDQRSGLPKYEYFIAKIQPAPAELSKPFITNQDVLNMIIKYKPDLARDTDTGFMYCNTNFAMLALLIEKITKTPFPQAMKEMIFQPLKMEHTYIFQEKDIPTAAQSFYYGGSKLYPLDRLDLIYGDKNVYTTPRDLYNFSKAMFSKDFLKPDLMQMVFTPYSNEKAGMNNYGLGFRMKIFDNGEKLTYHNGWWHGTNSVFAHLLKSKVTIVAIGNKYSNKVYTALALSGLFEDFPVQKDKLHSVMNDNKDTLNAGHEVFGE, from the coding sequence ATGACGACGCGTAATTTTGTACTTATTGTAACTCTTTTTTTATCTATTATTTCCTGTAAAAAAAGTTCCGAATCCAAACAGGCTTCAGCCGAAAATACAACCAACCTTCCGAACTATGGAAACGTAGATCTGAATAATGTTTTCACCAAAGCAGACAGTCAGCTTGGTGACAAAGGATTGCTGACAGGATACATCGACCAGTATTATAAAAAAATCTGGGAAGGCGGAGATCTGAGCGGTGGAATTCTTGTCGCAAAAGGAGACGAAATTTTGTATGAAAACTACAGAGGTTTTGGAAGAGAGGGCAACCAAATGCCCATTGATAAAAATACACCATTGCATGTAGCTTCAGTTTCAAAAACCCTGACTGCGATGGCCATGCTGAAGCTGGTAGAAGCTGGAAAAATAAAACTTTCTGACCCTCTTACCCAATACTTTCCGGGATTTCCTTATCCCAATGTCACTGTACAGACTTTACTGGACCAGAGAAGTGGGCTTCCGAAATACGAATATTTTATTGCTAAAATACAGCCTGCTCCTGCCGAACTCTCAAAACCCTTCATTACCAATCAGGATGTTCTGAATATGATCATTAAATATAAGCCTGATCTGGCAAGAGATACGGATACCGGTTTTATGTACTGCAATACCAATTTTGCCATGCTGGCTTTGTTGATAGAGAAGATTACAAAAACTCCTTTTCCACAGGCGATGAAAGAAATGATATTCCAGCCGTTGAAAATGGAGCACACTTATATTTTTCAGGAAAAAGATATTCCTACCGCTGCTCAGTCCTTTTATTACGGAGGAAGCAAATTGTACCCATTAGACAGACTGGATCTTATTTACGGGGATAAAAATGTGTATACAACGCCTAGAGACCTTTATAATTTCTCGAAAGCGATGTTTTCAAAGGATTTCTTAAAGCCGGATTTAATGCAGATGGTTTTTACCCCATACAGCAACGAAAAAGCAGGCATGAACAATTACGGTCTGGGTTTCAGGATGAAAATCTTTGATAATGGTGAGAAACTTACCTATCACAATGGATGGTGGCATGGAACCAATTCAGTATTTGCCCATTTGCTGAAATCAAAAGTGACCATTGTGGCTATCGGAAATAAATATTCAAACAAAGTGTATACAGCACTTGCTTTATCAGGATTATTCGAAGATTTTCCTGTTCAGAAAGATAAACTGCACAGTGTAATGAACGACAATAAAGATACTTTAAATGCCGGACATGAAGTTTTTGGAGAATAA
- a CDS encoding Ig-like domain-containing protein, protein MKRLLLLFVICFLVHSCARVGSPVGGPKDTLAPKFLSSNIDTTRVNVKRDIHELRIDFDEYITLKDINKNLIISPPIKNIKRILPSNIANKFLMIQWTDTLQANTTYNFNFGNSIADNNETNILRYFNFAFSTGDKLDDLYISGEISDAVAIKKKSGENKLVVGLYQVKDTINYKQKPYYITKVDEDGYYELNYLTPGKYKIIAFEDENSNSIYDPGKEKIGFQKEPIDFEKSVSGLNLKVYPSKKPLKYLEMKESPGGIVMTFEGNPESVKVASINDKLQDIKVTHRPKSDTVKIWFDPVKSDIGQTTTENLKFSYYIGTKQDTVSVFYKYNKKNAMDLENDNGGPALAPNSDFKIRSGYILDKISPEKWVLKSDSLTTQEFTAKISETNPYQILIHSDFVPGKKYQLTVPKETVSSYYTKNVQSKRFDFDAEKVDQFGSLAFAIQNAPDAASYWIQLLDGSDKVIYSRYTKGNNVKFDILKPGEYIVRILVDNNGNKFWDEADFATETYAEDSYVFYKKAIVRPLWETKEDWDLKDTRTLDNPKGNLPKPVDSPPAEEAPKETVQKEVKKELKSESGNAVLTPVK, encoded by the coding sequence ATGAAAAGACTTCTTCTATTATTCGTTATCTGTTTTCTTGTACACTCATGTGCAAGAGTAGGTTCACCCGTGGGTGGCCCGAAAGATACCCTGGCTCCAAAGTTTTTAAGTTCCAATATTGATACTACAAGAGTCAATGTGAAAAGAGATATTCACGAGCTCAGGATAGATTTTGACGAATATATTACCTTAAAGGATATTAATAAAAACCTGATCATTTCTCCGCCTATCAAAAATATAAAGCGGATTCTGCCTTCCAATATTGCCAATAAATTTTTGATGATCCAGTGGACAGATACGCTTCAGGCTAATACCACCTATAACTTCAATTTTGGAAATTCAATTGCTGATAATAACGAAACTAATATTCTCCGCTATTTCAACTTTGCTTTTTCTACTGGAGATAAGCTGGATGATTTGTACATCAGTGGTGAGATTTCAGATGCTGTTGCTATAAAAAAGAAGTCGGGAGAAAATAAACTTGTTGTAGGGCTTTACCAGGTAAAAGATACCATCAATTACAAGCAGAAACCATACTATATCACAAAAGTTGATGAAGATGGGTATTATGAGCTTAATTATCTTACTCCGGGAAAATATAAGATTATTGCCTTTGAAGATGAAAACAGCAATTCTATCTATGATCCGGGGAAAGAAAAAATTGGGTTTCAGAAAGAGCCCATAGACTTTGAAAAGTCTGTTTCAGGATTAAATTTAAAAGTCTATCCTTCCAAAAAGCCGTTGAAGTATCTTGAAATGAAAGAAAGTCCGGGTGGAATTGTAATGACATTTGAAGGAAATCCGGAAAGTGTAAAAGTAGCTTCCATAAACGATAAGCTTCAGGATATTAAAGTAACTCACCGTCCGAAATCAGATACAGTAAAGATTTGGTTTGACCCTGTAAAAAGCGATATAGGACAGACGACAACAGAGAACCTTAAGTTCAGCTACTATATCGGGACCAAGCAGGATACGGTGTCTGTGTTCTACAAATACAATAAGAAGAATGCAATGGACCTTGAGAATGATAACGGAGGGCCTGCATTAGCCCCGAATTCTGATTTTAAAATCAGATCAGGCTATATCCTTGATAAGATTAGCCCGGAAAAATGGGTGTTGAAAAGCGACAGTTTAACCACTCAGGAGTTTACAGCAAAAATTTCAGAAACCAATCCATACCAGATCCTGATTCATTCAGATTTTGTCCCTGGAAAAAAATATCAGCTTACTGTTCCTAAAGAAACCGTATCATCTTATTACACCAAAAATGTGCAGTCAAAACGATTCGATTTTGATGCAGAAAAAGTGGATCAATTCGGAAGTTTAGCATTTGCCATTCAAAATGCTCCGGATGCAGCCAGCTATTGGATACAGCTTCTGGATGGTTCAGATAAAGTGATCTATTCAAGATATACCAAAGGGAACAATGTGAAATTTGATATCCTGAAACCTGGTGAATATATTGTAAGAATATTGGTAGACAATAATGGCAATAAATTCTGGGATGAAGCCGATTTTGCAACAGAAACGTATGCTGAGGATTCTTATGTCTTCTATAAAAAAGCGATTGTGCGGCCTTTATGGGAAACCAAGGAAGACTGGGATCTGAAAGATACCAGGACGCTGGATAATCCTAAGGGAAATCTGCCTAAGCCTGTAGACAGTCCTCCTGCAGAAGAAGCTCCTAAAGAAACTGTACAGAAGGAAGTAAAAAAAGAACTGAAGTCAGAGTCAGGGAATGCGGTATTGACACCGGTAAAATAG
- a CDS encoding heme-binding domain-containing protein, whose amino-acid sequence MKTVKKVLFWTVVAFALIQFIPVDKVNKPVDTAVNFVDARKTPEKVRGLIKGACYDCHSNETIYPKYAHIAPVSWSVKSHINEGREHLNFSIWGTYNKELKESMLSKSVQTIQSKAMPMPGYIVYHKEANLSEAERTLLAHYFEEMLKSKSY is encoded by the coding sequence ATGAAGACGGTAAAGAAAGTATTGTTTTGGACGGTGGTTGCTTTTGCATTGATCCAGTTTATTCCCGTTGATAAGGTAAATAAACCTGTTGATACGGCCGTGAACTTCGTTGATGCCAGAAAGACTCCGGAGAAAGTAAGAGGGCTGATAAAAGGAGCCTGCTACGACTGTCATTCCAATGAAACCATATACCCTAAATATGCTCATATTGCGCCCGTTTCCTGGTCTGTAAAAAGCCATATCAACGAAGGTAGAGAACATCTCAATTTTTCGATATGGGGTACCTATAATAAAGAATTAAAAGAGAGTATGCTGAGCAAGTCTGTTCAGACAATCCAAAGCAAAGCTATGCCAATGCCCGGCTATATCGTTTATCATAAAGAAGCGAATCTGTCTGAAGCAGAAAGAACATTACTGGCGCATTACTTCGAAGAAATGCTGAAATCAAAATCTTACTGA
- a CDS encoding NUDIX hydrolase, with protein MKLMKYCPSCGKETLHWDGEKKWSCPACSFTLYNNVAGAVAVVIRCGDEIYLTRRNRDPKKGKLDLAGGFVDPKESAEETCKRELFEELQLDVDISNLRYLTSLPNIYQYKEIDYNTIDLFYEYRVQEKFEVNLELSEISEAIWIPLNALDLDDIAFDSQKKFFEKYLKNN; from the coding sequence ATGAAGCTAATGAAATACTGCCCAAGCTGTGGCAAAGAAACTCTGCACTGGGACGGTGAAAAGAAATGGAGCTGTCCTGCATGTAGTTTTACCCTCTACAATAATGTTGCCGGCGCGGTAGCCGTTGTTATCCGATGTGGTGACGAAATTTATCTTACCAGAAGAAACCGGGACCCTAAAAAAGGGAAACTCGATCTGGCCGGAGGTTTTGTTGATCCAAAGGAAAGCGCAGAGGAAACTTGTAAGAGAGAGCTCTTTGAAGAGCTTCAGCTTGATGTGGATATTTCAAATTTAAGGTACCTTACCAGTCTTCCGAACATCTATCAATACAAAGAAATTGATTATAATACGATTGATCTCTTTTATGAATATCGTGTTCAGGAGAAGTTTGAGGTTAATCTTGAGCTTTCTGAAATATCAGAAGCCATCTGGATTCCTTTGAATGCATTGGATCTGGATGATATTGCTTTTGATTCTCAGAAGAAATTTTTTGAAAAATATTTGAAGAATAACTAA
- the xerD gene encoding site-specific tyrosine recombinase XerD, whose translation MTWDEKIKDFEIFLRFERNFSENTLDAYIRDIKKLKDYAEVDLENVGPDSIGYDNLQEYIFSLSKQKFSERSQARWISSIKAFFKFLLEDEFREDNPASLLEGPKLGLYLPDTLSLPDINKIIAAIEANSDLGKRNHCIIEVLYGCGLRVSELIDLKISNINFKEQYIKVNGKGNKTRFVPLADYTAELLETYIKDVRSNSKINKKYEDTLFLNSRGTSMSRVIVFLIIKELTDKAGVSKKISPHTFRHSFATHLLQNGADLRYIQEMLGHSSITTTEIYTHLKTEELRDVILNYHPRNINITQ comes from the coding sequence ATGACTTGGGATGAAAAGATCAAAGATTTTGAAATATTTCTTCGTTTTGAAAGAAATTTTTCAGAAAACACTCTCGATGCCTATATTCGAGACATCAAGAAACTAAAAGACTATGCCGAAGTGGATCTGGAAAACGTCGGTCCAGACTCTATCGGTTACGACAATTTACAGGAATATATCTTCAGTCTTTCCAAACAGAAGTTCAGCGAAAGATCTCAGGCAAGATGGATTTCTTCTATAAAAGCTTTCTTCAAGTTTTTGCTTGAGGATGAGTTCAGAGAAGACAATCCTGCATCATTGCTTGAAGGACCAAAATTGGGATTATATCTTCCTGACACCTTAAGCCTGCCGGACATCAATAAGATTATCGCAGCCATTGAGGCCAATTCTGACCTCGGAAAGAGAAATCATTGTATCATAGAAGTTCTTTACGGATGCGGATTACGTGTCTCGGAACTTATTGACCTTAAAATTTCGAACATCAACTTCAAAGAACAGTACATCAAAGTAAACGGGAAAGGAAACAAAACACGTTTCGTTCCTTTAGCGGATTATACTGCTGAACTTTTGGAAACTTATATTAAAGATGTACGTTCGAACAGCAAGATCAATAAAAAGTACGAGGATACACTGTTTCTTAACAGCCGCGGAACATCTATGTCCAGAGTGATCGTATTTCTGATCATCAAGGAACTTACAGACAAAGCGGGAGTAAGCAAGAAAATATCTCCGCATACTTTCAGACATTCTTTTGCAACACATCTGCTGCAGAATGGTGCAGACCTTCGTTATATTCAGGAAATGCTGGGTCATTCCAGTATTACGACTACGGAGATCTATACCCATCTGAAGACAGAAGAACTTCGGGATGTGATTTTGAATTACCATCCGAGAAATATTAATATTACTCAATGA
- a CDS encoding deoxycytidylate deaminase: MNKFDKAYLKMAQEWAKLSYCKRKQVGALIVKDRMIISDGYNGTPSGFENCCEDGEGKTHWYVLHAEANAILKLAASTQSAKGATLYLTLSPCKECSKLILQAGITRLVYINEYSDDDGIAFLRGHDIEIEQISDCELKK, translated from the coding sequence ATGAATAAGTTTGATAAAGCTTATCTAAAAATGGCCCAGGAGTGGGCAAAACTATCCTACTGTAAGAGAAAACAGGTAGGAGCACTTATCGTAAAAGATAGGATGATTATTTCAGATGGTTACAACGGAACTCCTTCGGGGTTTGAAAACTGCTGTGAAGATGGAGAGGGAAAAACACACTGGTATGTACTTCATGCGGAAGCCAATGCGATATTAAAGCTGGCCGCTTCCACTCAGTCTGCAAAAGGTGCCACGTTATATTTAACGCTGTCGCCCTGTAAAGAATGCAGTAAACTGATTCTACAGGCAGGAATTACAAGACTGGTGTATATTAATGAGTATTCAGACGACGATGGTATAGCGTTCCTGAGAGGCCATGATATTGAAATAGAACAAATATCGGACTGTGAACTAAAAAAATAA
- a CDS encoding enoyl-CoA hydratase/isomerase family protein: MSYENILLEKEDRLAVVIINRPQSLNALNAKTIQEISSAMDELNADPSCRVIILTGSGEKSFVAGADIKEFSDFGQEKAEELARNGQTILFNKIENMSKPVIAAVNGFALGGGLELAMACHIRYASENARLGLPEVTLGLIPGYGGTQRLPKLVGKGVANEMIFSAKMVPAQKAKEIGLVNEVYPIEELLTKTKELASIIANNSPMAISKAIQAVNLSDTDKGFESEITYFGELFDMEDKKEGVTAFIEKRKPNF; this comes from the coding sequence ATGAGTTACGAAAATATATTATTAGAAAAGGAAGACAGGTTAGCTGTCGTTATTATAAACAGACCTCAAAGCTTAAATGCTTTAAACGCAAAAACTATTCAAGAGATCAGCTCAGCAATGGACGAACTTAATGCTGACCCATCCTGCAGAGTTATTATTCTTACAGGAAGCGGCGAAAAATCGTTTGTAGCAGGGGCTGATATAAAAGAATTCAGTGATTTCGGACAGGAAAAAGCCGAAGAATTGGCCAGAAACGGGCAAACTATCCTGTTCAACAAAATTGAAAATATGTCTAAACCTGTTATTGCAGCCGTTAACGGATTTGCTTTAGGAGGAGGTTTAGAGCTTGCCATGGCGTGTCATATCAGATATGCATCAGAGAATGCCAGACTTGGGCTTCCGGAAGTAACACTGGGATTAATTCCAGGCTACGGAGGAACTCAGAGACTTCCTAAACTTGTAGGAAAAGGCGTCGCCAACGAAATGATCTTCTCTGCCAAGATGGTTCCTGCTCAAAAAGCAAAGGAAATCGGACTGGTAAATGAAGTATACCCTATTGAAGAATTATTAACCAAAACAAAAGAATTAGCAAGCATTATAGCCAACAACTCACCGATGGCTATATCAAAGGCAATCCAAGCCGTAAACTTGTCTGACACGGATAAAGGTTTTGAATCTGAAATTACTTATTTCGGGGAACTTTTTGATATGGAAGACAAGAAAGAAGGAGTTACCGCTTTTATAGAGAAAAGAAAGCCTAACTTCTAA